TGGATATATTTTGTGCGAAACTACCGAGTGGGCAAAGCAAGGCTTCGAACCCCAAAATGTAGAGGTAGAGTATCCATTTTAGTGCAATGCTACTGCGATAAACCATGCTGCGCAAACTTACGCAAATTTTAAAAAACTATAATCAGTATTAATGCAACATAACTGACTGATAATTATAGCTTTAGAAAAGTTTGTTAAATGAGGTTGTGGTGTAGAATTTTATTCAATATAAATAATTTAAGAAAATATCCAAATTAAAAATAATGCGATGACAGCGACAAAGGCAATAGTAGCTGCAATTACGATAGGCGTAGAAATGCTAAATTGATGCATTTGTCGGTTTCCGGCAATTTCTAACCGGTTGCGGATAGCGCGGTTCTCGGCGGCGTGGATGCCAATGATAATATCTCTGCGCAAAGAAATCTCGGTCTGCATCTGCGGATTTTGAGCCAGAAACTCTTCAAAATTAACCCTGTCTTCTTCAGAAAGTTCCTTTTTTAGATATTTATCCATCAATATTTCTATTTCTTTATCAGAAAGTTCTATATTTTCCATACTTAATTATCCATTGTTGATCTTGTATTAGGTAGTCTTTGTTGTATAGCTTTTTTTAGTTTAGAAAGGCATTTATTTTTTTGTGTCTTAGAGGTTTCGGAATTTGCATATCCAAGCCGTTGTGCAATTTCCTCGTGTGAAAGCTGATGTTTGTAAAACAAACTCAGTACTTTTTTGCAAGCATCAGAAGCCTGCTCAAAAAGTTCTTGAACCAACTGTTGTCGTTCATTCAAAAGTTCTTCTTGAAATTCAATATCTACAAATTCATTTGCTTCTTCGGGTAAGTCATATAAATATTCAAATGGGTTATTTTTTCGTTTTCGGATTCTTTCTAACCAAAGATTTTTGCAAATTGCATAAAAATATGTTTTAACACTCACATCATGCCGTGGTTTATACTTACCATCACGGGTATTATTTAACAAGACCAAAATAGCGTCCTGAATCAAATCTTCTGCGTCTTGGGTATTTCCACTGTTGATTCTGACAAAGTTCTTGATACTGTGGGCATATTGCATATTGATATAATAATATCCCCAACCATCATTGCTTAGTAAGCTATTAATAATCTTGTGGTCAAGCGTTAGTTCTTCTTGTTCTTTTTCAAAACGAACACAGCATAGATTAAAAATATGTTCTTCTAAGCTGCTACCCAATGTTGGTTTAAATTTACCTTTAACGATTAAATTTCTTACTTGCAGCAAGGCATCTTTGAGTAGTCTTTTAACAGTCTCTTCTTTTTTTAGTTCAACTAATAGTGCGGGAATAATTTTAAGGTATAGCATTTCAATGAGGCTATCATCTCCGTCTTTTATTCGGGATATAATGGTAGGATCATCTAAGTTTTTAGGGTATTCAGTGGACATCGGGGAGCAAATCTAATCCAATATCTGTTCTATAAGTTTTACCGGTAAAGTTTACGGACTGAACGGCTTGATAAGCATGGGAAATGGCTTTTTTTAGGGATTCAGCGGCAACAGTAACATTTATGACTCTACCTCCTGCGGTTATTAATTGTTTATTTTCATCAAGGGTTGTTCCGGCATGAAAAAGCAGTGCGTCTGTGTGTGTTATTTCGATTTTGTGTCCTGTTGTTATCTTTCCGGGGTATCCGGCACTTGTGCAAACCACATTTAACATCGTTTCTGGCGATACTTCTATGTGTGTATTTGGCTGAATTTTTTTAGCTGCAGCTAAATAACAAAGATAAGCAAAGTCAGCTTTGATTCTGGGCAGAACAACTTGGGTTTCCGGATCTCCCAAACGCACGTTGTATTCCAAGATATAGGGCTGATTATCAAGAACCATGATTCCTAAAAACAGGAATCCACAGTAATCAATTTGTTCTTGTTGCAGCCCTTTTAGGGTTGGGTATATTATTTGGGCAATAATTTGTTGTTTTAATGTTTCATTAAACCAGGGTACCGGAGATACTGCCCCCATTCCGCCGGTATTAGGGCCTAAGTCGTTATTTTGGGCACGTTTATAGTCTTTGGCTTCTGGAAGCCAGATAAACTCTTTTCCGTCGGTCAAAATAAAACAGGAAATTTCTTTACCGGCTAAATATTGCTCTACTACAACTTTTGAGGCTGCATCTTGTAATGTTTTATCAGCCCAAAAATCTTGTAATGTGCTTTTTAGTTCGGGTTCATTTTGGCAGATGGCTACCCCTTTTCCGGCAGCCAAGCCGTCAGCTTTGAGTACGCAAGGAAACCCAAGTTTATGAGCATAATCCAGCACGTTATCATATTCTCCGGTTGTAAAAACTTGATATTGCGCTGTGGGTATGTTGTTTTTGGCGAAAAAGTGTTTGGCAAAAGACTTACTGCTTTCCAGCATAGCGGCGGCTTGATTGGGGCCACATACGAAGCAGTATGGACGCAGATAGTCAGCAATTCCGGCAGCTAAGGGCTGTTCGGGGCCTACTATCACCAAATCAATATGTTCTTGCTGAATGAATTCAGCAATTTTCTCAAAATCAGTGAGCTGTATTGTTATATTTGTGCCTAAGGTAGCCGTTCCGGGGTTTCCTGGGCAGGTAAATAAGGCTGTGCATGACGGGCTTTTGTGAATTGCTAACGCCATTGCGTGCTCTCGACCGCCGGAACCTAACAATAGTACACGCATACTCTTAATCCTAAAACTTCTCTACCAAAATTTGTAATCCTTTCACAAAATTGGTTTCCGGCTGATACATCAATTCAGTTTGTGCACGAACGATAGATGCCAGTGAGTTCTTTATATCTCCAATACGTGGTGGTTCAAACTTTGGCTCAATATTTTTTCCTAAAATGGTATTTAGATGCTGAATGAGATCTAACAAAGAATGGGTGGAATTACAAGCAATATTAAAAACTTTACCGGAAACATTAGGAGAATCGCAGGCTAAAAGATTTGCATTAACTACATTTTTTACAAAAGTAAAATCTCTACTTTGGGTTCCGTCTCCGTGGACAGTAGGCTTTTGAGCCTTTAACATAGCACTTAGAAATTTCGGAATCACCGCTGCATATTGAGAATTAGGGTCTTGTCTGGGGCCAAAAACATTAAAGTATCGTAAGGCAACGGTTTCTAAGCCATAAACTTTATGAAACACTTGGCAGTAGTGCTCCCCTGATAACTTGCTTACAGCATAAGGAGATTTCGGGCTGGGTGTCATGGTTTCAATCTTAGGAGATTCAGGGTTATCTCCATAAACGGAGGATGAAGAAGCATAAATAAACCGTTTAACACGAGCTTCTTTGGCAGCATATAGCATCGTTAGGGTTCCGTTTGCATTTATGTCATTGCTAGTAATCGGGTCATTAATAGAGCGTGGCACAGAACCCAATGCGGCTTGATGTAACACAAAGTCTATTCCCTTAACTGCCTGCAATGCAACATGATAATAGCGGATATCTCCCTCTATTAACTCTATATCGTTTATAAACTGATCTAAGTTTCGGCGATACCCAGTTGAGAAATTATCCAACACACGAACAAATTCTCCGCGTTTTAATAGATCTTCAACAATGTGTGAACCAATAAAACCAGCACCTCCGGTTATTAAATAACGAGCCATATTATTGTAAATTCAATAAAAATAATTTTTTAACTAATAAAATAACCTCTAAATATAGGTGATTAAAAAAATGATAACCCATAGAACACTCAAAAACGCGCTGCCTAAACATCTTTACTTTACTATTTATCATGATATTTTAGAGAGCAATTTACAAATAAAATTTAACTGTGTTAGGTAAATAATGGAGTTTTTTCTGCTAATTATAAAGTCATTTTAAGTATGTTAGATTTTCTTTCGGAAAAAATATTTGATTTTTCTGCGAATTTTTTGAAACCAAGGCTCATCCTCTTCATAATATCCATATCCATACCCATAGCCGTAGTAGCCGTATCCATACCCATGGTCTTTGCTTACGTCATTGAGCAAAATGCACAGATTACTAATTTTTTTACTCTGGTGCAGTTCATCTACATAGTCTATAAAATCTACCTTAGTGATATTTTGTCTGGTAACAAAAATATTTATATCTGAAAGTTTTGATAATATAAGGGCATCAGTTACCAATCCTATTGGGGGAGTATCTAAGACAACAAAGGAGAAATTTGCTTTTAAATACTCTATAAGTTCAGGCATCTTGTTGTCTAACAGTAATTCAGATGGATTGTTAGTATCTGAGCCAGAGGGGATTACGTACAGATAATCTGCTTGTGTTTGGTAGATTACATCCTGAATTTCTTTATTTCCTTTCAAATAGTCTGTTATTCCGGGTAAGCCTCTGACTCCGGTATATTGTCCAAGTCGCTCTTTTGAGTCAGGTGAAGTTACGGGCATTGCATTTAAGTATTCATGGATTTTGGGTTTTCGTAGGTCTAAGCCTAAGATAATGGTCTTTTTTCCTGCCATAGAAAGTGCAACGGCTAAGTTTGTAGCAGTAAAGGTTTTGCCTTCGTTTGCAATTGAAGAGGTAAGTAAAATAACTGAACCTTGTTGATCTTGTCCTGTTCTTTTGTAATAGTTTATATTTGAGCGCAAGATTCGGAAGGCTTCTGATACGCCGCTACGTGGTTTTTCAAAAGTGATTAGCTTATGACGTTTGTTGCTATCATAGTTATGCGGAATACTCCCCAAGAAAGGAACATCTGTTTTTTGGGAAATCTCAACTTTATCCAGAATCGTATTTTGGGAAAAGTGTTTTGCTAAAATAACGCCTAATGGGATAAAAAGCCCAAGAAAAATAGCTGCTGCATAAACCAAAACGGGTTTTGGAAAAACGGGATCGTCAGGGTCCAGCATAGCCGGCTCAACAATCTGAACATCAGGCGTATTAGAAGAACGACTGATTGCTGCCTCCGTCCGTTTTTCCATCAAAAACACATACAAATTCTCACTCAGTTTATAATTCCGCTGGATATTTACTAACTCCCGCTCTGACTTGGGGAGTTGCTTAACAGACTGCTCCACTTGCTTTATCCGATTATTCAAATCATTCATAGCTAAGCTATTAGCAGTAAGTAAGTTATTTACATTTTCTAAAATTTTATTGCGTAATGTCTTTATTCTATCTTCCAAAAGTTTTACTTGCGGGCTTTGTATCATTCCTTGATCTAAGTAAACTTTCTTTTCTAATTGAAGGCTGATTAAATCCATCACTAACTTATTCAGAATAGGATCTTGATTTTCTCCCAATGAAAATGGGAATATACCGTTGTTGAAATCTTCGTTATTAATGTTATTTTTAAGGTATTCGTAATATTTCTGGGCGATTATATATTTTGCACGCTCTTCTTCTAACTTGCTGAGTTCTTCCAAGAGCATTTTGGCTTCTATACTAAGGTCGGCAATTTGATAGGATGATTTAAACTGCTCTAATTGGGCTTCTACGCTGCCTAAAGTATCACTAGTTTGTTTGAGCTCTTTATCAATAAACTCAATTGTCTTAATTGACACTTCATTTTTTAGGTCTAAATTTTGAGAGGCATAATTTCGGACTAATGTCTGCAAAAAATAGACGGCCTTTCTCGGTACATTTTGTTGTATTGAAACATCTATGATGGTAGAGCCAACAGGTTCTGGATTTACTACTAACCGGCGTTTATAGTCTGCAGCTAACCGCTTCAAATTATGTATTCTGAATGAATAATTTGTAATAACTATGTCTTTAACGATTTTTTCGGGCTTTACCAATCGTAGTGCAAATTCAAAATTACCGACCTTAACAATTTGATTAAACTGTACTTTTTGGTTTATCGAAAACGGCCCATAAAATATCGTTCCTTCACTTTCAGCAGTAAGTTGGTAGGTTTTGCTATCAATCAAAGTTACTTTAAAATCAACCCCATAAGGTAATGAGGAATCACAAGCAAATACCTTTGCTGTATCTACAACAATGGCAAAGGGGTTGTCTTCATATAATTCAATGTTATTGAATAATCCCTTAGAGTAGAATGATACCCAGAATCCTAACTGCCTTAATGATAGGAATATCAGTGGCTGTGAAGTTATGATTGTAGATTCGTTGAATACTTTTTCCTTTGTTTGAAAAGTGATTTCGCCGAATAAAATTTCGGAAGGGTCTTGGAAGCCGCCACTATCTTTGATTAATAGGGTTGTTTTTGCTTGAAAAACGGGAATGCTGTACCGTAAGAAAAGCCACGCTAAGAAAATAAAAAATATTAGGGAAAAGAGTATCCAGTATTTATTGGTTTTTATACGGCGATAAAACTTTTTAAATGCCTGAGTATCTCGGCTTTCTTGATTGGGTTGCGAAATAAAATCTGCCATGAATGTTTAACTAAAGGCTACTTGCGCGTAAGCACATTCAAGATGATTGCTAAAGTTGATAAAAGTGGTAAAACCCACATCGCGTTATTCATAACGAATTTTTTGGCTTTCATAGGTTTTATGTAGATAATATCGTTTGGGCGAAGATAATAATCTTCTGTTGTCAAAGTTCTTTGATTCGTCATATCCATGTATAAGACTTTGGCTTCTCCGGGGTTGCCGTGTGTACGCACAACTTTTATGACTTCTCGGTTTGCCCATGGTGAAAAGTCTCCTGCTAAGGCTATTGCGTCATAAATCGTTGGTGTAGTAAGATATACCGGATACAAGCCAGGATGCAGTACCTCTCCCATAACGGTTACGTTAAAATTCATCAAAAAAATACGAACGTTTGGGTCTGAAAAATACCTACGGGCAATAATCTTTAGCTCTTGCTGCATCTCTGAAATCGTTTTCCCCAAAACATATTGGTAGCCAATTGTCGGTAAATCTACCCGCCCGCTGTCATCAACCATATAACCTTTTAGGTATGGATGCTGGTTCGTACCAAGCCCAATAGTTGCCTCCTGCTCTGTGTTAAAGGGTATTATCGCAGAAGTAGCAATAGAACCCATCTGAATCGAAAGAACATCTCCTTTTTGTATTCGATAACTATAACTTGACCGTTCTACTGCAGAATTTTGAGAGTAGTCCTGCGATTTGGGAATAGATTTATTTTGAAAAAGCACTATTTTTTTGTTTGAAACGCATCCAGAAAGATTAGCTAATACGCTAATAATCAAAATGTAGCCAAAAAAAAATACTTTTGCAGATGTCTTTGAGATGGTTATAGAATTACCGACTTGCATTCGGCTTCAAATATAGGAACTTTGTAGAGATAAATAGATAGCAAAAGATGTTTTTTATTGCTGCCCAAGAACCTACGTATCAAAAACCATCAGATACCGGTGTGTGTATTGAATTTAGTTACTTTTGCACGGTATGATGAAAGCAGTTTATCATTTCGGGCGCTACTTAATGCTTCTCCGAATGTTCTTTGAGTCTCCTGAAAAATTTAAAATCTATTGGAGACTTACAATGCAGGAAATAGTAGCTATGGGTATCGGGAGTGTGTCTATCGTTTTCATTATTTCTGTTTTTATCGGTGCTGTTACAACGGTTCAAACTGCTTATCAATTGGTGAGTAACTTAGTTCCTAAGTCCACTATTGGAGCGATAGTTTCGACCTCTGCTATTTTAGAATTAGCTCCTACAATACTTTCTTTAGTGCTTGCCGGAAAAATCGGTTCACATATTGCTGGTGAGCTTGGGACAATGCGTGTAACAGAGCAAATTGATGCACTGGAAGTTATGGGAATAAACTCCGCATCATATTTGATTTTACCAAAGATTATCGGTGCCATGATTGCTTTCCCGTGCTTAGTGATTTTTTCTTGTTTTTTAACACACATTGGCGGTATAATAGCCGGAGATATGACCGGCGAAGTTACCGCAGCACAATTTGGGCTTGGAGCAAGAGAGTTTTTTGAGCCGTTTCAGGTTACTTTTATGCTTATTAAAGCTGTAACCTTTGGATTTGTAATTAGCTCTATTTCAGCCTATCAAGGATTTTATGTTAAGGGAGGAGCCTTAGAAGTAGGCCGTTCAAGTACCTTAGCCGTAGTTTATAGTTGTATCTTTGTGGTCTTTTGTGATTATATTTTAGCCCAATTGCTGTTATGATTGTTATCCGCAATATCTGGAAGTCGTTTGGAACCAATGATGTGTTAAAAGGTATTGATTTTGAATTTGAAAAAGGAAAAGTTAATATGGTAATTGGGGCATCAGGAAGCGGAAAAAGTGTCTTAGTTAAAAATGTAGTTGGCTTAATGACACCCAATCAAGGGCAGGTTTTTTTTGAAGACCGTGATTTTTATGCCTTACCGATACAAGAACGTAGGGAAATCAGAAAAGACATCGGAATGCTATTTCAATTTTCCGCCTTATTTGATTCTATGACCGTAGCCCAAAACGTAGCTTTTCCTTTAAAGACCTTTACCAATAAAAGTCAGCACGAAATTGACCAACGGGTTCAATTTTGTTTGTCCCGTGTAAATCTACACAATGTAGATCATTTATATCCGGCAGAAATTTCAGGCGGAATGAAAAAACGGGTCGGTATTGCCAGAGCGATAGCCAATAACCCCTGCTACTTATTTTGTGATGAACCCAACTCCGGCTTAGACCCACAAACTGCCTCATTGATAGATAAACTTATCCAAGAACTTACTTATGAGTATAAAACAACAACAGTTGTAATCTCTCATGACATGAACTCGGTTGTAAATATTGGGGATAAAATTATGTTTATCCACCAAGGGAAAAAAGCGTGGGAAGGCAGCCGATTTGATATTCGAAAAACAGATAACCCAATTGTAAACGCCTTTGTATTTGTATCTGACTGGATACGCCATGATTAGCAATAACTTATGGAGATAATCCGAATCGGTATTTTGTCCATTACATGGAAAGATCTATTAGACATCGGAATAGTTTCGTTTTTAATCTATGAAGCCTTAGCTATCTTTAAAGGTACTGCTTTTGTTCGGCTGCTGAGTATCATCTTGGGTGTCTTTATTTTATATGAACTTGTTGTTTTTTTTGATTTAACTTTACTTAAAGCACTACTTGGTCAGGTACTAAACGTAGGGTTATTAGGTACGTTGGTTATTTTTTCTCCGGAAATACGCCGTTTTTTGATTTTACTTACTAAAAATAGATTTTTAGATTTATTACAACGCTCATTCCGTTGGAGCAGCCAAGATGCTATTCCGCATAAAGAGGTTTTGTTAGCCGTAGAAGATTTAGCCCGAAACCGTGTAGGAGCAATTATTGCATTACAGGGAAGCTCTCCATTATCCCAAATTATAGACACCGGAGATATGCTAAATGCTGCTGTGTCGCACCGGCTTATCTTGTCTATATTCCAGAAAAACAGCCCGTTGCATGACGGAGCATTAATCATTCATCGAAATAAAATGATAGCTGCTCGATGTCTTTTACCGATGAGTGAAAATATGAATTTACCGGCTCAATACGGTACGAGGCATCGAGCTTCGTTGGGCTTGAGTGAGCAATCAGACTCCTTGGTGATAATAGTTTCAGAAGAAACCGGAAATATATCGGTAGCGTGGGCTGGAAAAATCTATTATAACTTAATACTTTCCAATCTGAAAAACATGATTCATACATTCCAAAAGGAAAAAACACCCATATCGTGAGAATAATAATCTTATTTTGGCTATCCCGAAAGTTTATTTTATCTCCCAGACTACCTACGGCAGTCAATCTAATAACGATAATATCCATCATCGGAATTTGTTTATGTACTGCTGCTATGGTAATGGTTCTTTCTGTATTTAATGGATTTGAAACCCTCATGCAAGAGCTATTTGCCAAAATAGATGCAGATATTCAGCTAACGCCGCGTAATGGGAAATATTTGGAATATCCTATTTTTCAAAAAGATTTACAGCAAGATTTTATCCAGTACCACACTCCTATTTTTGAAAATAGAGCGTTAGTTCAATACCAAGACAAACAAGTTATGGTAGTTTTGCGGGGTGTAAGCAACCAATATCAACTTGTAAGCCGCTATCAAGAAGCGATTTATGACGGAAAAAAGCAGTTAGATTCTGCCGGAGAATTTCCTACTGTATTGCTGGGGGCAGGGGTTGCATACCAGTTAGCAGCAAACCTTGAAGACAAACTCCACCCGCTAAAACTATTCACAATTTCAGAAAATGCAGACCTCCTGACAAATCCTGAAGCTGCTCTACAGCAAATCAATGCCTTTCCTGCTGGATATTTTTCTATCCAAAAAGAATATGACGACCAATTAGTATTAGCACCGCTTTCTGTCGTTCATTCTCTCTTTCAAGTAGATACATCACTTACTACAACTATCGAAATTCGGTTAAAACCCGGAACAAATCCCTTAAAAGCGAAACTCAAATTACAACAAATTGTTGGAAATAAAGCAATAGCAAGAACCTCAATAGAGCAGCACGAAACTATTTACCTCGTTATGCGCAATGAAAAACAAATAGCTTTTCTGGTAATATTACTGATGCTAATTATTGCTGCATTTAACTTAGTGAGTAGCCTAACGATGACTATAATCTCTAAAAAACGGGAAATAGCTGTTTTACAAACAGTTGGTGCAAATCAAATAGCTATTCAAAAGCTATTTCTGTGTTTAGGGCTTTTAATTTCCGGAATAGGAAGCCTAACCGGAATTGGGCTTGGCAGCACTTTGGTTGTTCTACAAGACAAATACAAACTGCTAAAGCTAAATGGCGGAGAAACTTTCTTATTAGATGCCTTCCCGGCAACTTTACAAAGTTTAGATTTGGTACAGATTATGGGAACAGTAATCGTTATTACTTTAATAGCAAGCTATTGGCCGGCTAAGCAAGCCGCTAAAAGGCTTATTATTGAAAACCTGCAATACCGTTAAACTTAACTTCCTTCGCTTTCTCCGTCATTGCTAACTTCTCCGGCAACTTCTTCTTCCAGTGTAGATAAAAAGATTGCTTCTATTGCTTCCTGAACAGTAGGTAAAATATTGAGTACCTTATCTAATTGAGATATTTTTATCAATTTTTCTACATGCTGGTTGATGCAACACAAAATTAAATATCCATTTAACTGCCCACATAAACGATTGGCTATCAGAATAGAACTTAATCCTGAGCTATCAATATGTCGGGTTTTTTCTAAATCTAATATGATATTCCGCACTCCCTCTGCATTCAGCATCAAAAAATCACTTTTTAGTTCCGGCGCATTTCTGGTGTCTAATTTTTCTTCCAGAACTTTTAGGATAGTGTAATTTTCTTGTTTATCTAAGGTGATTCGCATAGCAAAGTTATGAATCGGCAAAGTTGAGAAATACTTCGCTTCAAAAACCTTTTTTATACCAAAAAAAGCTGCCTTTTTAGGCAGCTTTTTTTGGTATAAGGAATAAGTTAAATTATTCTTTTACGATTTTGACAACCCTGCGAACGTCTCCGCAAGAAATCTCAACCATATAAATTCCGGTTTCTAAGTCAGAAACAGAAATTTCTCGAACAATAGAACCTGTCGTTACTGTTTCTTGGTAACGTTTTACGGTAACGCCCAGAATATTAACAAAAGAAACTTCCAATTTAGAATCTATTTCGGGCATAGCAGTTATGACCAAAATATCGTGCATTGGGTTTGGATACGCAGAAATATCAGAAACAAAATCATCTGTTTTTGAAACATTCGTGGTAAATGAACCCATTGCTGCATAACCGGTAAATGCACCTGTGTTGCAGAAAGTTTTAACTTTTACTTCGTAAGTTGTATTGGCAGATAATCCGGTTAAGGTGGCAGAATTGGTCATTGCTACTTTAAATAGCCAAATACCGCCCGTTTTTCTATAATTAACATAGAAGCTATCGGCAATAGAGGCAGCGTCCCAAGTGATAGTCGCTTGGTTATTGGTAACACCGGAAGCTACTAAGTTACTTGCCGGAACACAAGCCATGGCGGTTGTAAAGTTAGGTCCAGATACCCTGGGTAGCGGTGTTCCATTGCAATACACAGCTATTTTCCACTCATAAGCTTGGTTATCTGGTTTTAGCTTAAAGATACGAATAGAATCTATGTCTGTCCAAACACGTCTTTGCCAATTGACAGCTCCTACTAAGCGGAAGTAGGTAACAACAGAATCCGGAGTTGTGTAAGGAGGGCCAGTAGGTAAGTCCCAATCCAAAGTTGCAGAATAAGCACTTAGATTAACAACTCGTAAATTAGTGGGCGTTGGGCAGACGGGTATCATTACGTTAATATTATAATCTTCCGTTTCTCCAAAATATTCTTCGGTACAAGACCCAGGTGCATTAAATCGGGTGGTACGAATACGCATCCGATGAACACCGGGATTAGCATTGTTCGGAATAGCTATAGAACCATTAAGATAATAATTAGCATTAGCAAAGTCTTCAAAAAGGACTTCTCCCGGGTCGTCAAAGTCAGTATCATCGTTAAAGTCCACCCAAATTTTACAATACTGTACTTCATGTTGAAAACTAAGTGATATGGGGTAGGTTGTTCCCGTAACGACATTAGCTGTTAAATTCTGGTAGTATGTATAGTAGTAAGGTTGATCAGAACAGCCTGTTGTATTATTAATACCGGCAAAAGTAACATTACTTATATAATCTCCAACAACGCAACCAACGCTATGAGAGGGTTGGCAATAGCATTTTGTAGGTATCTCCATATCTACAAACACTGGTGTAGAGGCAACAGTTGTTCCACAAATTACGTTGCAGCGATAATACGTAGCTGCAGTTTGGGAAACATATATTAAGGTATCAGTAGCATTACTAATATCTGTCCAAGAAGAACCGTCCAGAGAAGACTGCCACTGATAGGTTTGGTTTAGCCCTGCAGAGTTACCAGTTAAATTCAAAGGGAAAGAAATATTAGGGCAAATAACTGTTACTGGGCTATTTGCAGTTCCGGCAGTAGGTGGGTTTTGGCAAGGAGGGGGTATCATGATGTTGATTTTATAGTCTTCTGTTTCTCCATACGCTTGATTTGAACAGGTGGTAAAAGCAGAATTGTTCCAAACACATCTAACACGCATCCGATGAACTCCAGCAGGAGCATTTCCCGGGATAGCTACTAATTTACTAATACTGTAACCGGAGGCGGCCTGCGCAAATATCTCTTCACCCGGGTCGTCAAAGTCGCCATCATCATTAAAGTCCACCCAGATTTTTAAAAACTCATCACTATATCCAAATACAACAAACAGGCTATAAGAAGATCCGGCAAGAACATTAGCTGTTAAGCCGGAGTAATTTGTATAATAGTTAGGTGATGGGGAACAGCTTGTGGCGTTATTTATATCGCTAAACTTAAATCTGAAAATTCCATCACCTCCACTGCATCCACTTGTAAATGAGGGAGTACAGTAGCAATCATTTATATCTTTCATACCCACAAATACAGCGGAAGAGGCAACTGTTGTGCCGCAGGTTACATTACAACGATAATAAGTAGCAGCAGCCTGTGTAGCATAGAATATTGTAGTATTAGCATTACTAATATCCGTCCATATAGAGTTATCCGGTGAAGATTGCCATTGGTAAGTCTGGTTTAGTCCGTTAGAATTACCAGTAAGATATAGCTTAAAAGAAATATTCTTGCAAACATTAGCTGAAAGGCTATTAGCAGTGCCGGCAATAGGCGGATCTTGGC
This genomic window from Bacteroidia bacterium contains:
- a CDS encoding ABC transporter permease gives rise to the protein MMKAVYHFGRYLMLLRMFFESPEKFKIYWRLTMQEIVAMGIGSVSIVFIISVFIGAVTTVQTAYQLVSNLVPKSTIGAIVSTSAILELAPTILSLVLAGKIGSHIAGELGTMRVTEQIDALEVMGINSASYLILPKIIGAMIAFPCLVIFSCFLTHIGGIIAGDMTGEVTAAQFGLGAREFFEPFQVTFMLIKAVTFGFVISSISAYQGFYVKGGALEVGRSSTLAVVYSCIFVVFCDYILAQLLL
- a CDS encoding STAS domain-containing protein, which gives rise to MRITLDKQENYTILKVLEEKLDTRNAPELKSDFLMLNAEGVRNIILDLEKTRHIDSSGLSSILIANRLCGQLNGYLILCCINQHVEKLIKISQLDKVLNILPTVQEAIEAIFLSTLEEEVAGEVSNDGESEGS
- the cdaA gene encoding diadenylate cyclase CdaA yields the protein MEIIRIGILSITWKDLLDIGIVSFLIYEALAIFKGTAFVRLLSIILGVFILYELVVFFDLTLLKALLGQVLNVGLLGTLVIFSPEIRRFLILLTKNRFLDLLQRSFRWSSQDAIPHKEVLLAVEDLARNRVGAIIALQGSSPLSQIIDTGDMLNAAVSHRLILSIFQKNSPLHDGALIIHRNKMIAARCLLPMSENMNLPAQYGTRHRASLGLSEQSDSLVIIVSEETGNISVAWAGKIYYNLILSNLKNMIHTFQKEKTPIS
- a CDS encoding ABC transporter permease, which translates into the protein MRIIILFWLSRKFILSPRLPTAVNLITIISIIGICLCTAAMVMVLSVFNGFETLMQELFAKIDADIQLTPRNGKYLEYPIFQKDLQQDFIQYHTPIFENRALVQYQDKQVMVVLRGVSNQYQLVSRYQEAIYDGKKQLDSAGEFPTVLLGAGVAYQLAANLEDKLHPLKLFTISENADLLTNPEAALQQINAFPAGYFSIQKEYDDQLVLAPLSVVHSLFQVDTSLTTTIEIRLKPGTNPLKAKLKLQQIVGNKAIARTSIEQHETIYLVMRNEKQIAFLVILLMLIIAAFNLVSSLTMTIISKKREIAVLQTVGANQIAIQKLFLCLGLLISGIGSLTGIGLGSTLVVLQDKYKLLKLNGGETFLLDAFPATLQSLDLVQIMGTVIVITLIASYWPAKQAAKRLIIENLQYR
- a CDS encoding ATP-binding cassette domain-containing protein; the protein is MIVIRNIWKSFGTNDVLKGIDFEFEKGKVNMVIGASGSGKSVLVKNVVGLMTPNQGQVFFEDRDFYALPIQERREIRKDIGMLFQFSALFDSMTVAQNVAFPLKTFTNKSQHEIDQRVQFCLSRVNLHNVDHLYPAEISGGMKKRVGIARAIANNPCYLFCDEPNSGLDPQTASLIDKLIQELTYEYKTTTVVISHDMNSVVNIGDKIMFIHQGKKAWEGSRFDIRKTDNPIVNAFVFVSDWIRHD